One Streptomyces fagopyri DNA window includes the following coding sequences:
- the pyrH gene encoding UMP kinase — translation MTSTQADKSEKTDDGKGAGRFMLKLSGEAFAGGGGLGVDPDVVHKIAREIAAVVRGGAQIAVVIGGGNFFRGAELQQRGMDRARSDYMGMLGTVMNCLALQDFLEKEGIDSRVQTAITMGQVAEPYIPLRAVRHLEKGRVVIFGAGMGMPYFSTDTTAAQRALEIDAEALLMGKNGVDGVYDSDPKTNPEAVKFDSLSYGEVITRDLKVADMTAITLCRDNKLPILVFELLAEGNIARAVKGEKIGTLVGDPSGRA, via the coding sequence ATGACCAGCACCCAGGCCGACAAGAGCGAGAAGACCGACGACGGCAAAGGCGCCGGACGCTTCATGCTGAAGCTTTCCGGTGAGGCGTTCGCCGGTGGCGGCGGACTGGGCGTCGATCCCGACGTGGTGCACAAGATCGCCCGCGAGATCGCGGCCGTCGTGCGCGGGGGTGCCCAGATCGCCGTCGTCATCGGCGGCGGCAACTTCTTCCGCGGCGCCGAACTCCAGCAGCGCGGCATGGACCGGGCGCGCTCCGACTACATGGGCATGCTCGGCACGGTGATGAACTGCCTCGCTCTCCAGGACTTCCTGGAGAAGGAGGGCATCGACAGCCGTGTGCAGACCGCCATCACCATGGGCCAGGTCGCCGAGCCGTACATCCCGCTGCGCGCCGTACGGCACCTGGAGAAGGGCCGTGTGGTCATCTTCGGCGCCGGTATGGGCATGCCGTACTTCTCCACCGACACCACGGCCGCCCAGCGTGCCCTGGAGATCGACGCCGAGGCCCTGCTGATGGGCAAGAACGGTGTCGACGGGGTCTACGACTCCGACCCCAAGACCAACCCCGAGGCCGTCAAGTTCGACTCGCTCAGCTACGGCGAGGTCATCACCCGCGACCTCAAGGTCGCCGACATGACCGCGATCACGCTGTGCCGTGACAACAAGCTGCCGATCCTGGTCTTCGAGCTCCTGGCGGAGGGCAATATCGCGCGGGCCGTCAAGGGTGAGAAGATCGGCACACTCGTGGGTGACCCGAGCGGCCGGGCCTGA